The genome window CGTCGCTCGTTGCCTGCTGTCCGTCGGACCATGACCAGCACGGCTCCAGCACTCTCTCATCTGAACGTGTCAAGATGTCCGGCTCGCTCCTTTTCCATCACCTTCTTCCCATCAGTCGAACGTCAGCGACCATCCGGACTCGTCAAGCACGCTACATCGCCATCTACACCACCGTCGTCGGGGGGCCTGTTCCCAGCGCCGGGGCTGCTCCTTCCCCCGCGGACTCGGAatccttgcccttgggcACAGTCCCATTCTCTAGGAAGGTGAGGTAATCCGTGATGCTCCACCCTGCTCGTGGGTTCGGAGCGAGCGCCTCCCCCTtcatcttcttctcctcctcatcctcctcatctccaaATAagtcctcctcatcctcatcctcgtccttctcgtcctcctcctcctcctccccggGGCGGTACGCCCAGTCGTACTCTTCGCCTCGGCGTTCAatctcgcgcgccatcgCGCGTGCCCGTTCGCTCTCCCGTCCCAGTCGGGCTTTGAGGCGGTCCGTACACCGCTGGAGCGCACCGTCGTCGAGTCCCTTCAGCGTGTCGAGACCAAGCATCCCCGTCGACACGGTAGCGGGAGAGTCGAGGGCTAGCGCCTGGGTGTTGATCGCCTGGAAGAGGACGTCTTGGGCAAGCTGCTCGGAGTCGGGAGGTAAGGCGCGGAGGGGGTGGACGAGGTAGTGTGCGAGGGCGGGATCGGTGCCCTTTGGGGGAGGGGCCGAGATGAACTTAGTCAGAGACTGGACacgggagaggaggagggtgtaGCGCTGCAAGAGGTCGTCCCTGGAGTCAGCTTACGACGAGCCCGGAAGCtgaggcgaggaagggggaaggcCGAGAGGGAAGGTTCATGCAGCGAGTacttggcgacgagcgccgagAACGGACTATTGGCCCAGATATGCTTACACTCGTGCCATCGTCACCATCAAGCGTGTCATGACTTACCAGTTAGGAAATGTAGAGTTCGCATTCCCCGCACTCAGCTGCGCCTTAAGCATGTCGATGTCGTTgatcgccgtcgccagcTGGGGCACGAGACTCTGCACCGCCGCGAGCGGGATGCCTACAGGCGCAGGAGGCACGAAAGGGGTTGGTCGGGGCTGCTGCATGATGCCGATGTAGGGTGGGAGGATGGGTGATTGAGTGTTGTTGCCATCGAAGAGTGAATTGAGGAACGGCCCGTGGGCTAACATACCTCCACTTCGAGATTGTTCTTCAAAACACCCATATCGACATCACAAGCGATGCAACAGCTCTTAAGTACGTCCTCTCCGCTACCCTTGACTTGACTAACCCTTGACTAACCCCAGACCCCTTTGCACAAAAGTATCCCGAAGCGGTCGACTGCACCCTCTCCTCGCAGGCTACGTCGGTGCGCTTCAACCCCTCCGGCCCCTATGCGGGCCATTACCTCGCAGCAGGAGGGAGCGACGGTCTAGTGGAAGTATGGGATGTCGAGACGCGGGGTATAGtccgccagctcgagggcCACGTCAAGGCCGTGGGAGGGTTGAGGTGAGTCCTCACATCTTACAGAagacagctgacaccagctgGTCGCGCAATAACCgtttcctcctctccacatCTCTTGACGGCACGGCGATTGTATGggacctcgccgcgctATCGCCCCTCCTACGGCCTCTGGTACGCGCGACCTGGCCCCGCTCACGGACGTTACGGTTCGACGCTCCTCTATCTACTGGCGCATTTCATCCTCGCAACGCGGggctcatcctcgtcacaTTGACTTGTAACGAGGTAGTGCTTGTCGATCTAAGGGGCTATGGGCCGAGCGAGGCGGGTCGACGCTGGGTATTGGTGGATGTCatggagggcgacgaggaagaagaaggggccaagaagaaggcgttGACATGTGCGGCTTGGTCGCCCTGCGGGTCGAGGATATATGCCGGCACAAACGGGGGCATGGTGCTCGTCATTGACCCCGTGTCACGCCTCGTCCAGAGCCGCATCAAGGTCGGCACGAGCGGGATCAAGCAGCTGGCCTTTGACGGAGCTGGACGGTACGTTAACGCTTGGGCTCGCTTATCCCAGCAATCTCATCCTCAACTCTACGGACCGGGCTCTGCGAGTCCTCACCGTCTCGCCGCAGACTGGAGCTCTGGCCCCGATTCACCGCTTCCAGGACCTCGTGAACCGCACGCCTTGGCATGCTGTGGGCTTCTCGGGGGACGGTGAGTACGTTTTTGGTGGGGCTGGGCATAAGATGAGCCACAATGTGTTTGTGTGGGACCGCGAGGCGGGGGCTTTGGTCAAAGTGCTCGAGGGGCCGAAGGAGAGCTTGATGGATGCGGACGTGAGTTATCGGCTAGCccgcgcagcgcgagcCGGCAGGTGCCAAGACCAgagagctgacatcagtggCACCCCACCCGCCCGATTATTGCGACTGTCGAGAACTCGGGCGACGTGCATATCTGGCAAACCAGCTCGCCTGACAACTGGGCAGCCTTCGCACCGGGCTtcgaggaactcgaggagaatgtcgagtacgacgagcatgaggacgagtttgacATTGTGAGTgcgcgctggcgccggGGAAAGAGGTTACTGGAGGACTCGGCGCTCTGTTGGTCTACTCCCCGCTAACAACCaggaagacgaggatgacgcggCGCGTAAGATGAACGAagccgaggacgaagaTATTGATGTCCTGTCACCCGCTGATGACTTCCCGCGGCGCCCCGAACCATCCCTAGGTGCGGCTGGAGCAggcgagcacgacgaggaggacgaggcggcccgcgccgcgcgaTTGGTGCGTGCTGCTGCAGAATGGGCAGACGCGCAACCAGATCACGACTCGTGGGAGGGTTTCTACCTCTCCATAGATCTGCTAGAGGAGCCGATAGAGAACGAGTGAGAAAAAGCGAGTGAGGAATGGGGAAAGACGGAGCAGCTTGTCCGGTGTGGGGTCTTGAACATGTATGAATACGGCCTCCTCTATATGCATTATACACAGTGTCCAGTCTAGGGGCCCTTGGCTTGCGTCAGCGCCGTCGCTCAACCTGCCCACACCTCTATGGCCGCATGGGCacaggcggcggaggttgtggccgcgccgcgccgcgtggCTGACGCGCGGCGTatgggcgcggcggcacaTTGGGCTTCTCACCCTTTTCACCTgcacgcgcggcgtcgcgctgctTGCTGGCGGCCGTCTCGATGCGGACGTACTCATCCGATGGTCCAGAGTCGCCCGCGCGGATGGAAATGAacgcctggtgtcagctcgcTAAAAGGCTATGACAGGTGAGTACGTCCACTCACGTCACCCATTAAGCCCATCGCGGCACCTCGaagctcgcgcttctcgcgcgACACAGTGGGGTCGGAGAGCACCTTGTCGCACGTCTCGCGGATTACGCTCTCGACCTCCATCTTGGCGCCCTTCCAGAGTGTGCGAACACCCTGCTCGGCCGCCTGTTCTTCAAGCTTGCGCAACTCCTCGGGCGATACGCCGGACTGCTCGGCAGCCTGCAGCTTCTCAAATACGCTCTTCAGCTCAAGCGCGGAGCGGACAGTGGATACGCTGGTGTGAGTAGTCCAGCTGTAAGGATGTGACAACTAAAACTCACGCCTCGGACACGGCGTTGAAGGTGTTCTTGGCACCATGGAACCAGCCGAGCGGTGCGAACTGGGCCGAtgcctggagtcagctaTTTCTGAGAGCTCCAAAGCAGCTGAGCACAGGTTCGCCTCACCAAGTACTGGGCAGACCGCGACTTGTACGTGTACCCGATCGAGTGCAGTAGGTCGACACCATaactctcctccttgagatcctcggcctcgaggcggcagATCTCCTTGAAGCTCGGCCCGACCAGCGGGTCGTCCGGGCtcttggcggcctcggtgaAGATGCTGAGCTTGCGCACGAGGTTGGCCGACAGCTTGTCAACACGCTCGGCCCGCTCccgcgccttctcctcgttctgaatgcgctcgcgctccgcgcgccgcgcttgtGCCTCCGGACTCAGCTGCGGCTTGCCGTTGACCATGACAATGTCGtcggcttcctcctcgtgctgctgctggaACACGTCCTTCATGTCCTTGCCTCTGTGTGAGCGAGCTACGTGAGAGATACGCACCAATACTGATTGTTCCGATGAGGTCCTCGAAGCGCGTGCCGCCAAACATCTGGCCAAACACCTCCTCGGGGTCGATCTGCGtctcctccgcgccgccaccgccaccgttCTTCTGCCCAAACTCGTTGTAGCTCTTGCGCGTTTTTGGGTCGGACAGGATTTGGTACGCGACGCTGATCTGCTTGAacttctcctcggcatcgggGTCGTCGCGGTTCTGGTGTGAGCACTGTGAAGGCGAGAATGACGagtgaggatgacgagtCACAGACCGTCCCGAGAAGTGGGAAAGACTGTGAGGAGCAAGGCCGGGGAAGACGGACTGAAGAAGGTGAAGGCTGTGAagagtggaggaaggcAATGACCAACCTTGTCCGGGTGCAACTTGATCGCCAGCCGGCGGTACGCCTTCTTGATCTgctcgctcgtcgcgctcgcctcAAGTCCCAGGACATCATAGTACGCCATATCAATGGGGTTGGCGTCCGTGCCGATCCCCCCGCGGCGCTTCGACGCCTTGGGCGGCGGATTAGGCGACGCGTTGTTactgcgccgcgcggcaTCGTGAGCGAACATGGCCTTGCATGCTGAACAGCGCACGCGGAGGGTGCCGATGTATGTCGGTGGAATCTGGTACTCTTGCGGAGACGCGCatctggtgtgagcaaCCACGCGAGCGAGCACAACGGCCTCTCGAGTGCATGGAACAGGGAACAGGGAACAGGGAGCAGAGAACAgcgagcggcgagcggcgagcaacgagtggcgagtggcCGCAGCTGGGAACCGGAAAACGCGGGCAGACCTCGTGCTCAGCGTGGGAGCGGgaagaggccgagctgTGCCGGGCGGATCGCACAGGGAGCACCCGCGCGGGTGGCAAAAGACTGGCAAGACCCGCAGccaccgacctcgacggccgGACACATACTGTACACACGCATGTACTCACTCAGGACAGTCGACTGGGACGTAGTTtccgcgaggacgcgcaTCGACAATCGTGGACATGGTTGGAGTGGGTGAGTGAATGAAACGAAACAAGAAACAGAAACAGATAGATTTCAGCAACCCGGCGGCACGGCCTTTGGCGTCCAGTGAACGTTCCTGGATTGGCATCACAGTACAGAACCACCATCAACCACCTCTTCTCCACCTATCTTGATTCACACTAGATTGCTCTCGTTGCTAATTCCTAACCACGCGCTGATCACTCAACACCCAGTATCCATTACCCATTGCCCGCGCCGATGTAATGCGCATCCTCGAACGTATCGACAACGATCGCCGGACTGTGCTGCACGCCCGCCTGCGGGCTAGTAATACCGCGGCGTCACCCGCTCTCGCGCGATTGAGGGATAGtaccgacgacgaggaggtaCCGATCCATATTTGGGCGCTGGATGGGGACGCCGAGGATACTCTGGGAGACCTCAAGTTGGGCTTGATACGTCACCATTCGAAAGGGCCCTCCAAGTCCGCACCACCTCCGCCAACTTGTTCCACAGTCCCATCCGTACCCTCCGAAGCCGGAGCCTCCATTCCGGCCCACCCGACCCCAGGTAGCGCTGCAGCCgcggactcggacgacctcctcggcggcctggtCGGGCATACCTGGGCACATTGGCTACATATCACGTACCTCTTCGTTGCACCCGCCGAGCGAGGCGCTGGGATAGGCcgtgtcctcctcgagcaggcTGAGCGGATAGCTCGCGCACGCGGGTGCCTTGCTGCCATCGTGCAAACGTGGGACTTTCAGGCTCCACAGTTCTACATCGCCAACGGGTACGAGGTCGCAGGCAAGGTAGAGGGTTACCCGCCTGGCATCACCGACTACACTCTCATCAAGCGCTTCGGCGATTTCGACAATTCTGTAGGAGTACGGAGTAAGGGTGTGTCGCTCGGCGTGACCGACGTCTAAGGTAAACCCGAGCCGCGTGCGACCCGTCTGCCCGGATACAAAACCAAACCGTCTCCATACATGTCACTGTTTGCATCATATCGCATCGTAAGAGCGTTAATACTACCTAACGAATTTCCGTGTCTGTAATTAAGCTGGGTATCTTGCATAAACCGCGTCGGCGCAGATTACTGGGGGCCCTGGCCGTTGGCAGTGCTCTTGGTAGGGGTCATGGCAAacctgctcgagcgcggaGTCTCGGGCACGATGCCTTGCTTGGAGCTCACACTAGGGGTGCGACTGCGCATGCGAGACATGCCGCGCTGGAGCATGCCCGCCTGCCAGTCGAGACGGAGCTTGACCTGACCAGAACCCTGGGTGAGCTCAACGAAGACATCGGCGGTGGGGATAGCCGGCTGCAGGTGGCGCCAGATGTCGACAGTCGCCTCGCCTAACTCGGTGTCCTTGCCTAGAGTGTGCTTGTCTAACAATCAGCATTATGTTTAGGTGTATCACTCACCGAAGACGCTGAGGGAGAGCTCCGTAGTACCCAGAGGAAGATTGAAGTTGAATGTTTCGTTGAAGTCACCCTCGGTGCCCTTGACATGGTCGGTCTTGTGCGACTTGTTGCCAACACGGACTGTGACGTATGGTTTCagtgccgaggccgagtgcGAGCCCTGCGGCTGGACGTCCTTGACACTGAGGACGGAGACGATAAGAGTGCCGGGCTCCTGGGGCGCCTCGCCTGCACCAGGAGGAAGGGTAGTGGCCTCCTCACCGACAGGCATCATGTCACCGCTCATTCCAGCAGGAGCCGAGATCTGTCCCGCCGTGGCCTGGGGAGCCTGACCTTGACCCACGTCGTAGCCCGGTACAGCGAGATGCGAACCTCCCATGGCCCggttctcgtcctcctcgcgcaggaTCTCCTGCGGCTGGTTCTGCGtgaccgacgacgagcggtTCTTGCTCCTGCCAAAGAGGCGGCCGGGTGCGCCGACAACGGTGCCAACACCGCGGCCGACGCCCGAGACAACGGCACCGCCACCATGGACAACGCCCTTACCAAGAGCCACGGGCGCACCGAGAGCCGCGCCACCGATGCTGGTAACGGCTCTACCGGCACCAGCGAAGGCGTTCGTGTTGGTTCTGCGGCGAGCAATAATCGTGGGCCGGAAGATCATGTGGAGTTGGAGGGTGCCGACGTTCTCGCCGTTGTGGACGACTGGAACATCGATGTTGGACGGCTGGAACGGCTCCAtggcggcaaggtcgatgATAGCGTCGCCCATGGGGGTAGCGCTACCGACACGGTCCCAGTCGTTCACCTGGGCGACGAACTTCGCGCGAACACGCGAAGGGACGACCGTTTCGAACTGCTCGTTCCACTGCGGGTCACGGGTCTTCTTCTTTGTCTCCGACTTGGCCACCTTGACGTTGTTGAGAACGAAAGAGACGTAGGGGTCGGACTTGCCGCTGCGGTCCACGCCCTTGAGGTTCTTGCCGCTCACAAGGGTGAAAGAGAGCATGCCCTGGTCATTCATGCTCTCGCGTGCTGCGAGTTGGATCTCAACGGGAATGTAGCGCGCGCTCATCTTGATCGAGCTGCAGCCTCCACCGCCCTTAGGGTCCGAGAGAACGAAGGTTGCCTCCTTGTCCAGGGCTTGGTCGAGGAATTCGCGAGTTCCCATCTGGACCTCGGCCACAATGTCCTCGTggtcatcgtcatcgttGGCGTTGATGCGGAGCCAGATTCTGCCaaagtcgagctcgcggacgaAACCCTCACCGATTTGGTCCCAGCGCTGGTGAGCGCTGCGAGCACGTTCAGAGGCGTAGACAGGCCAGTAGCCGTCGTCAAAGAGAACCTCGACAGCACCCTTGCGTGCGAGCGTTCCCTCGATGACTTGGAAAGCGAGGACACCCGACTGCGACTGGAACAGTTTTTCCCGGGTCAGGACAACGCCCTTCTCGGGCGCCGGTGGCGGAGCATCTTCCTCCTTGATTGGgttgccgtccttgtccttgagtGTAGCCTTGGTGTCGGTAGGCGAGTCCTTGAGGGTCTCCGTGGCACCCTCCGCCTTGGTCGTGCCGTTGGGCGAGTTGCCGTTAACGCCAGCAGCAGACTTAgcagcctcctcaacgtcgtcTGTCACGGGCTCGAAAGACACACCGCCGCGAAGCTCCATGGCCGGGTTGaagtcgacgtcgaagTTCAGAGTCCCCTTGAACTGGTTGTTCTtgccgaggaagatgcGCTCGGAGAGCGAAGCGCGGCCGGTAGATTCGAAAGGGTACGCAACGTTGTTCGGGTTCTCCACGGCCATGTCGGAGACGTTGAAGGAGACACTACCGAGGCTGCGGTCCTTGCCGATGTTCTGGTAGTCCATGAGCTCAATCTTGACCTTCTCTTTGAGGCTGTGAACCGGGACGTAGACGATCTGGTCCCAGTTGGGATTAAGGGTGTCGTCGCAGACCTCGGTGCGAGCAAAGACTTTCGAGCCGATCATGACCTTGGCGTACGGGTCCGACTTGCccatggcctcgacgtttttgacgtcgacggcatTCTTGAGGTGGACACGGAGAACACCGATGGGAGGGACGTACGAGCTGGCGCCGTCGATGGAGCCGGGGAGGTTGACAGGCTTAAAGGCAGCAGTGAGACGAATCTTGGCAGCTCTCGAGTTGGCAAGCGGGAACCagtcctcgcccttctccttaCCCTCAAGGATGTCGGCAACGCGAatggcggcgcggccgaTCTCGCGCTCAGATCTGGTGTCGATGATGCGGACGGTTACGACGGAGGCGTTCTTATCGGCACAGATGAACTCGACGTGGTCGCTCCAAGCGGGCGAGGCGTTCTTCTTGATGACCTTGGTCTCGTGGATAGGCGacttgcccttgccaaGGTAGATGAGAGCCTTGGCGCTGATGTCGTTGTGGAGACCAAAGTCTTTAGCCTGGAGGATCTCAAGACGCACGATACCGGAGGGGATGTCGGGAACAGGCTCGAAAGTGCCGTCGGGGTTCTTCTCTGGGAGGATAGCCGGGTAGTAGGACAGGTTGTAGCGCATCCCGCCACGGTCTTTGCCGGTGTTCAAGATGCGACCAACGATGCCGTCCTgctcggcatcctcgccgagagtgacgagctcgtggTTGACAgtgccgaggagagcgtCAGAGCGCATGTCGTTGTAGTCCATAAcgttgaggttgagaaCATCGTTGAGCGACTTGATGAGAACAAACTGGGTCTCGTTccaggagggcgacgtcgatgaCGGGATGGTACGCGTGCGAGCAACTGCCGCGCCAGCACCGACTGAGATCGAAACGTACGGGTCAGggtcgccaccaccaaacTTCGTGGCCTTGAGGTCCTGGGCGTCAATAACCTGGATCTTGAGGACACCGTTGGCAGCGTCGAGGGGCGAACCCGCCAGCATCgactcgaggtcgagggtgaAGACGTTGGGGTCGTACATCATGGGTCCGAGGTTTGCGTGGACCTGGTCACGGATGAAGGGGGCGAGACCGGGGATGCTGTTGATGTCAACGCCTAGGGTCTCACCGCCGATAGGCTTGAGAACGTAGTCGAACGTGggctgctcgaggaagcTGAGTTCGACCTTCTGAATGTGCGGGAAGTCGCTCATGAAGGTCATCTTGATGCGCATGCGGCCCGAGAAGGAAatgtcctcgagcaggACAGGCATGCCCGTCGAGACGATACCCTTGCCGAGACGGATCTCGAGGATGATCTTCGGGTTGACACGGCTCTTGGCTTGGATGGGTGTAATGTCCGAGACGTCGGTCGGCGTGAACGAGAGTGCCCAGTCCATGACAACAACATCGTCAGGACTCACGTCAGTTATGATCGAAAGACAGGCGCGAGACGGGTTCCCGTCTCGACGCGTTTCAGGGCCATCAAACTTACGTCTTGGGGAATGTGCGTACGTAGTCGATGCGGGGCGCCTTGTTGCCGACTGTATGTCAGCTCTGCTTCTCCATGGCTTCGCGGAATAACGCACGAGTGAACGTGGTGAGCTTGAGAGACTCGAGGAAGCTCGGGCAgttggcctcgagggcaGGCGCAACGCCAGCAACAATGGTCTGAGAGAGAACCGGCTCATAGATGAGCCAGAAGCGCTCGAGGAAGCCGTtcagccagccagccgaCTCGTTGTCAGTGATAAGACGAGTCTTGCTCAGCTCGCGCTGAATGTCATCGCGAGCGCGCTGGCGGGTACGTTTAATCGAGAGAGAATAGAAAGTAGCACAGGTGCCCAGAATGATGAAGAGCGATCCCCAGCCGAAGCGGAGCCAGGTGACGAAGCGGGTCGCAATAACGGCGAAGAAGATCTGTTGTCAGCACTGAATATGTAACCGAGGCAAGCCCGTGGCTGCACTCACAATACCAGCGTTGTGCCACCACTGGCCGTAGTACTGCTCCTTGCTGGTTCGGTTAGCACACGTTCTCGCGAGTAGTAGCTGCGGCACTCACAGGAAGCCGCTGAGGATGCTCAGGTCCTGGGACGTCTGGGCGTCGGGCCTGCCCTTGCCTGCAACGCCTGCGACCTCCTTCCAGCCGATCCCCATCTGTTGGTAGCGTCAGTCTCGGCGCGTGCACGGAGCCAGGCTACGTACCCATTCCGGAATACCGGGCAGGACAGTCTTGGGGATCGTACCGGGGATGTCGTCCTCCTGCGAGGTCAGTGCCAGGTCCATGGGGGTGCGAGGTGCAAAGGATGAATGACGAAAGGAGTGTGGGTTTCAAGGATTGAGAGATGAGTGGGTGTGTGCAAGGAGTGTGTGTGATGATCAAAACGTACTGTGGGAGCCGCTGCAGCTTTCTTGGCGTCCTCAAGGGAAACGGTAGGCTTCGGAGCGGAGGCAGAGGTAGACGTGTCAATGGCGACGGCTGCGCACGGTCAGCGCGGGCTCTCTTGGccatcctcttcccctGCGAGAAATGGAGCATCACTTGTGGGGGTGCACAGGCGACCGAGCGCCACGACCATGCGCGGATTGTGCGACTGGTCTGGCGATCGATACCATCCTACACTCCAGGTTACTCACCACGAGCACTGCCCTTGGGatcgtccttgagcgcgccCATGCCTGGGATTGAGCCGAGCGCATTCTTGGCCTGCCCGCCGATCGCACCGACACCACCGACGGCAGCACCGCCAACATTGGTGACAACACCGGCTGCACCTTTGCCCACGGCGCCCACGCCATGGACTACTCCACCGCCAACAGCACCCACGCCATGGACAACTCCACCGCCAacagcgccgacgccgtggATGGCACCCTTGCCGACAGCGCCAACACCTTTGCCAACACCCTGGCCAACATTCATAACACCCTTGCCGAGAGCCTTAGGAGCACCAAAGACACCCCTAACGCCGCCTTTCTTTGCCTCGGGTTTCTGATCGTCCAAGCTCTGAGTGTCAGCGGATGGAAgcggg of Cutaneotrichosporon cavernicola HIS019 DNA, chromosome: 4 contains these proteins:
- the SWD1 gene encoding uncharacterized protein (Transcriptional activator), coding for MQQLLNPFAQKYPEAVDCTLSSQATSVRFNPSGPYAGHYLAAGGSDGLVEVWDVETRGIVRQLEGHVKAVGGLSWSRNNRFLLSTSLDGTAIVWDLAALSPLLRPLVRATWPRSRTLRFDAPLSTGAFHPRNAGLILVTLTCNEVVLVDLRGYGPSEAGRRWVLVDVMEGDEEEEGAKKKALTCAAWSPCGSRIYAGTNGGMVLVIDPVSRLVQSRIKVGTSGIKQLAFDGAGRNLILNSTDRALRVLTVSPQTGALAPIHRFQDLVNRTPWHAVGFSGDGEYVFGGAGHKMSHNVFVWDREAGALVKVLEGPKESLMDADWHPTRPIIATVENSGDVHIWQTSSPDNWAAFAPGFEELEENVEYDEHEDEFDIEDEDDAARKMNEAEDEDIDVLSPADDFPRRPEPSLGAAGAGEHDEEDEAARAARLVRAAAEWADAQPDHDSWEGFYLSIDLLEEPIENE
- the CAJ1 gene encoding uncharacterized protein (X-domain of DnaJ-containing); this encodes MSTIVDARPRGNYVPVDCPECASPQEYQIPPTYIGTLRVRCSACKAMFAHDAARRSNNASPNPPPKASKRRGGIGTDANPIDMAYYDVLGLEASATSEQIKKAYRRLAIKLHPDKNRDDPDAEEKFKQISVAYQILSDPKTRKSYNEFGQKNGGGGGAEETQIDPEEVFGQMFGGTRFEDLIGTISIGKDMKDVFQQQHEEEADDIVMVNGKPQLSPEAQARRAERERIQNEEKARERAERVDKLSANLVRKLSIFTEAAKSPDDPLVGPSFKEICRLEAEDLKEESYGVDLLHSIGYTYKSRSAQYLASAQFAPLGWFHGAKNTFNAVSEAVSTVRSALELKSVFEKLQAAEQSGVSPEELRKLEEQAAEQGVRTLWKGAKMEVESVIRETCDKVLSDPTVSREKRELRGAAMGLMGDAFISIRAGDSGPSDEYVRIETAASKQRDAARAGEKAKGP
- a CDS encoding uncharacterized protein (Acetyltransferase (GNAT) domain), with amino-acid sequence MRILERIDNDRRTVLHARLRASNTAASPALARLRDSTDDEEVPIHIWALDGDAEDTLGDLKLGLIRHHSKGPSKSAPPPPTCSTVPSVPSEAGASIPAHPTPGSAAAADSDDLLGGLVGHTWAHWLHITYLFVAPAERGAGIGRVLLEQAERIARARGCLAAIVQTWDFQAPQFYIANGYEVAGKVEGYPPGITDYTLIKRFGDFDNSVGVRSKGVSLGVTDV
- the TCB2 gene encoding uncharacterized protein (Protein kinase C conserved region 2 (CalB)) codes for the protein MAQDPHPGAAQASHINPNDVAPSHMTSSQKEAIANVVAHDAAKGATVYSLDDQKPEAKKGGVRGVFGAPKALGKGVMNVGQGVGKGVGAVGKGAIHGVGAVGGGVVHGVGAVGGGVVHGVGAVGKGAAGVVTNVGGAAVGGVGAIGGQAKNALGSIPGMGALKDDPKGSARAVAIDTSTSASAPKPTVSLEDAKKAAAAPTEDDIPGTIPKTVLPGIPEWMGIGWKEVAGVAGKGRPDAQTSQDLSILSGFLKEQYYGQWWHNAGIIFFAVIATRFVTWLRFGWGSLFIILGTCATFYSLSIKRTRQRARDDIQRELSKTRLITDNESAGWLNGFLERFWLIYEPVLSQTIVAGVAPALEANCPSFLESLKLTTFTLGNKAPRIDYVRTFPKTPDDVVVMDWALSFTPTDVSDITPIQAKSRVNPKIILEIRLGKGIVSTGMPVLLEDISFSGRMRIKMTFMSDFPHIQKVELSFLEQPTFDYVLKPIGGETLGVDINSIPGLAPFIRDQVHANLGPMMYDPNVFTLDLESMLAGSPLDAANGVLKIQVIDAQDLKATKFGGGDPDPYVSISVGAGAAVARTRTIPSSTSPSWNETQFVLIKSLNDVLNLNVMDYNDMRSDALLGTVNHELVTLGEDAEQDGIVGRILNTGKDRGGMRYNLSYYPAILPEKNPDGTFEPVPDIPSGIVRLEILQAKDFGLHNDISAKALIYLGKGKSPIHETKVIKKNASPAWSDHVEFICADKNASVVTVRIIDTRSEREIGRAAIRVADILEGKEKGEDWFPLANSRAAKIRLTAAFKPVNLPGSIDGASSYVPPIGVLRVHLKNAVDVKNVEAMGKSDPYAKVMIGSKVFARTEVCDDTLNPNWDQIVYVPVHSLKEKVKIELMDYQNIGKDRSLGSVSFNVSDMAVENPNNVAYPFESTGRASLSERIFLGKNNQFKGTLNFDVDFNPAMELRGGVSFEPVTDDVEEAAKSAAGVNGNSPNGTTKAEGATETLKDSPTDTKATLKDKDGNPIKEEDAPPPAPEKGVVLTREKLFQSQSGVLAFQVIEGTLARKGAVEVLFDDGYWPVYASERARSAHQRWDQIGEGFVRELDFGRIWLRINANDDDDHEDIVAEVQMGTREFLDQALDKEATFVLSDPKGGGGCSSIKMSARYIPVEIQLAARESMNDQGMLSFTLVSGKNLKGVDRSGKSDPYVSFVLNNVKVAKSETKKKTRDPQWNEQFETVVPSRVRAKFVAQVNDWDRVGSATPMGDAIIDLAAMEPFQPSNIDVPVVHNGENVGTLQLHMIFRPTIIARRRTNTNAFAGAGRAVTSIGGAALGAPVALGKGVVHGGGAVVSGVGRGVGTVVGAPGRLFGRSKNRSSSVTQNQPQEILREEDENRAMGGSHLAVPGYDVGQGQAPQATAGQISAPAGMSGDMMPVGEEATTLPPGAGEAPQEPGTLIVSVLSVKDVQPQGSHSASALKPYVTVRVGNKSHKTDHVKGTEGDFNETFNFNLPLGTTELSLSVFDKHTLGKDTELGEATVDIWRHLQPAIPTADVFVELTQGSGQVKLRLDWQAGMLQRGMSRMRSRTPSVSSKQGIVPETPRSSRFAMTPTKSTANGQGPQ